Proteins from a genomic interval of Pseudoruegeria sp. SHC-113:
- a CDS encoding extracellular solute-binding protein, whose product MKKHLWGDRFCLAGLLAGTAMAAALAAPVMAEEAPITIVINQSPWFPGFQNVVELYEEKTGNTVELDVNPFAGSLEKQRTAVRTDESPFDILIMNAGFFVEFYKGGFMDPLTDIDAGFKLSDAIYDFDESVCWDNSAATVSCDGDGKLMTVPVNPNILILHYRADLYEENGLKVPATWDELFANAKALNNPPKMYGISQRGQRGAFDVTFDVFPYLWSHGGGIFKDQKAGDYTITINSPETLAGMETYLKFANEVGHPSTAGQTQTNVIQNMATGKAGHIMSVLAPGLFDDPNQSAVVNKVNYAAPPSSADFPGATPLGHWLAGVPKNVPDERKQAALAFLEWFQTDEAQEAYARAGSAPVSRAILEGPMSETQEFRWMKAMAEAIPNAGLTFLIPEASQVLAITELRLNEAIGGQLELKDALNTAAAEIAEIMTSAGYDAPVLPDLE is encoded by the coding sequence ATGAAAAAACACCTTTGGGGTGATCGGTTCTGTTTGGCTGGATTGCTGGCCGGAACCGCAATGGCCGCCGCTCTGGCCGCACCGGTCATGGCAGAAGAAGCACCAATCACCATCGTCATCAATCAGTCGCCCTGGTTTCCCGGCTTTCAGAACGTTGTCGAGCTGTACGAAGAGAAAACCGGCAATACGGTTGAACTGGATGTGAACCCTTTTGCTGGGTCGTTGGAGAAACAACGCACGGCCGTTCGCACTGACGAAAGCCCGTTCGATATCTTGATCATGAATGCCGGCTTCTTTGTCGAGTTCTACAAGGGTGGTTTCATGGACCCGCTGACCGACATTGACGCCGGTTTCAAACTGTCCGACGCCATTTACGACTTCGACGAAAGTGTTTGCTGGGACAATAGCGCCGCGACCGTATCCTGCGACGGTGACGGCAAGCTGATGACCGTTCCGGTAAACCCCAACATTCTGATCCTGCACTATCGCGCGGATCTCTATGAAGAAAATGGTCTGAAAGTGCCGGCAACCTGGGACGAGCTTTTCGCCAATGCCAAGGCGCTGAACAACCCGCCAAAGATGTATGGTATCAGCCAGCGTGGTCAACGCGGGGCGTTTGATGTCACCTTTGATGTCTTTCCCTATCTCTGGTCGCATGGCGGCGGCATTTTCAAAGACCAGAAAGCGGGCGATTACACGATCACGATCAACAGCCCTGAAACCCTTGCCGGTATGGAAACCTATCTGAAGTTTGCCAACGAGGTCGGGCATCCCTCGACTGCAGGTCAGACGCAGACCAACGTGATCCAGAACATGGCAACTGGTAAAGCCGGGCACATCATGTCCGTTTTGGCACCTGGACTTTTTGACGACCCGAACCAGTCGGCCGTCGTGAACAAAGTGAACTATGCGGCGCCGCCCTCTTCCGCTGATTTCCCCGGTGCCACACCGCTTGGCCACTGGCTGGCAGGCGTACCCAAGAACGTGCCGGACGAGCGCAAACAAGCTGCGCTGGCCTTCTTGGAGTGGTTCCAGACTGATGAGGCGCAAGAGGCTTATGCCCGTGCCGGATCCGCTCCTGTGAGCCGTGCGATCCTGGAAGGACCGATGTCGGAAACGCAGGAATTCCGCTGGATGAAGGCAATGGCCGAGGCCATCCCGAATGCCGGTCTGACCTTCCTGATCCCCGAGGCCAGCCAGGTCCTTGCCATTACCGAACTGCGCTTGAACGAAGCTATTGGTGGTCAGCTCGAGCTGAAAGACGCGCTGAACACCGCCGCTGCGGAAATCGCCGAGATCATGACAAGCGCGGGCTATGATGCCCCCGTCCTGCCTGACCTCGAGTGA
- a CDS encoding carbohydrate ABC transporter permease → MIDHSRTAPLARHAVLIGFALIVLFPFFWIVVASFKTQIALLMGQWKFTPTLFGYDAVINSKTSDFVNNFKNSAIIALASTGIVLSVATLAAFSLYRLTWADWVLRGLLAWSVIFHMVPPITLAGAWYTMFRAVGLDNTYAGIILAHTTINLPMALWMMGVFIKDVPKELVEAAQIDGARTPQVLWSVVVPIVRPGLAATGILCFIFSWNEFPVALTLTQRDTATVPLGIGKYAQENTIAFTEMAAASTLSIVPAFILLIFAQRFIVRGLTSGAVK, encoded by the coding sequence ATGATCGACCATTCGCGCACCGCACCGCTTGCCCGCCATGCGGTCCTGATCGGCTTTGCCCTGATCGTGCTGTTTCCTTTTTTCTGGATCGTCGTGGCATCTTTCAAGACCCAGATCGCCCTTCTGATGGGGCAATGGAAATTCACCCCGACGCTGTTTGGCTATGACGCTGTCATCAACTCGAAAACCTCGGATTTCGTCAACAACTTCAAAAACTCGGCCATCATCGCGCTGGCGTCTACGGGTATCGTTCTGTCGGTCGCGACATTGGCTGCATTTTCGCTTTACCGGCTGACCTGGGCTGATTGGGTTTTGCGGGGTCTTCTGGCGTGGTCCGTGATCTTTCACATGGTGCCCCCGATCACGCTTGCGGGGGCTTGGTACACGATGTTCCGCGCGGTTGGCCTGGACAACACCTATGCGGGCATCATCCTTGCCCATACGACGATCAACCTGCCCATGGCGCTGTGGATGATGGGCGTGTTCATCAAGGATGTCCCGAAAGAGCTGGTTGAGGCCGCCCAGATCGACGGTGCAAGGACGCCGCAGGTTTTGTGGTCCGTGGTCGTGCCCATCGTGCGCCCCGGTCTGGCGGCAACCGGCATTCTTTGCTTCATCTTCTCGTGGAATGAATTCCCGGTGGCCCTGACCCTGACCCAGCGTGACACCGCAACGGTACCGCTTGGGATCGGCAAATACGCTCAGGAAAATACCATCGCGTTTACCGAAATGGCCGCCGCGTCGACCCTTTCCATCGTGCCTGCCTTCATCCTTCTGATCTTTGCCCAACGCTTCATTGTGCGCGGGCTGACCTCTGGCGCTGTGAAATAA
- a CDS encoding ParB/RepB/Spo0J family partition protein, which translates to MTKQHPARPARQNVSLRYITTNPGVFQFRHFEVDQHHVDELAKVLDNGNVLDPITIWMDPDKEQMVVVDGHHRLAAYRQAEWRKKVPVVVHQCGIEQAQLMALAENSKARLPLTSEERTDAAWRLVCLGPSIYSRKAIAKATGASERTVANMRSTLRALQELNPDDGLPKHWRQAMATLKDRERREYTEEERELMIEAKTAELDEKIGRDLGFMAGLQVEAACAVVAKRLGRKGLQYLYDEYIHYELGDMIDPYCLMDDDGDVD; encoded by the coding sequence ATGACAAAACAACACCCTGCCCGGCCAGCGCGGCAGAACGTGAGCCTTCGCTACATCACTACGAATCCTGGAGTATTTCAGTTTCGGCATTTTGAAGTCGATCAGCACCATGTGGACGAACTTGCTAAGGTGCTGGACAACGGAAACGTGCTTGATCCAATAACGATTTGGATGGATCCGGACAAAGAACAGATGGTCGTCGTGGATGGCCATCACAGGCTCGCTGCATACCGGCAAGCGGAATGGCGGAAGAAAGTCCCCGTCGTAGTTCATCAATGCGGAATCGAACAAGCTCAATTGATGGCTTTGGCTGAGAACAGCAAGGCTCGACTGCCATTGACGTCCGAGGAAAGAACCGACGCAGCGTGGAGGCTCGTGTGTCTTGGTCCGAGTATCTACAGCAGAAAAGCCATCGCAAAGGCAACTGGTGCAAGCGAGCGCACCGTCGCCAACATGCGAAGCACTCTAAGAGCACTTCAGGAGCTTAACCCCGATGACGGTCTGCCCAAGCACTGGCGACAGGCGATGGCTACTCTGAAGGACCGGGAAAGGCGGGAGTATACCGAAGAGGAGCGAGAATTGATGATTGAGGCAAAGACAGCTGAGCTGGATGAAAAGATTGGTCGCGACCTCGGCTTCATGGCAGGCCTGCAGGTTGAGGCGGCATGCGCCGTGGTAGCAAAGCGGCTCGGACGAAAAGGGCTACAGTACCTCTACGATGAATACATTCACTACGAGCTTGGGGACATGATCGACCCTTATTGCCTCATGGACGATGACGGCGACGTGGACTGA
- a CDS encoding tyrosine-type recombinase/integrase, translated as MRYLVQPRGPGKSWVFRMVTPHDLVGVPNPWDGKPLGKEIKRGLGTRQLTEARKRRDIALGDIRRLQDGLSDGETFSLASAVQWRETILADQAEAEARDDGSNVGSEFVLHHMLEQAEARGIPRDQLKRFARVATGKGFPLDVAHSQYVEARKVGNAFGFAPLKRTTIMNLDTAIKHLRAHLSDEAKTACLEDVTPEVALRFRDVYLPSARSHRSPEGLSAQTVAKNVNLLKQLWLWAIESGHLGRKARNPWEFRRGLRRSAGNREQVRQDYQPKEFSKLLKATSRGTKEGDLIRLAIATGCRADELATISSAQVRNDGSGFDLTDGKTKNARRFIPVVGDARALLQDRVAAHGPTGRLFPEWPIRPASGKAAAVSQWFTRFRRKELGKESDGRLALHSTRHTWRTVARRANVDEAAINDLGGWAGPRKSNSAYDHGLLEGQLVEAQGKVWDELQRAGYLDGF; from the coding sequence ATGCGATACCTCGTTCAGCCTCGCGGCCCCGGCAAAAGCTGGGTGTTTCGTATGGTAACTCCCCATGACCTCGTGGGTGTTCCAAACCCGTGGGATGGAAAGCCGCTCGGGAAAGAGATCAAGAGAGGGCTTGGGACACGCCAATTAACCGAGGCCCGTAAGCGCCGTGACATCGCGCTGGGCGACATCCGCAGGCTTCAGGATGGTTTGAGCGACGGTGAAACCTTTTCGCTCGCCTCTGCAGTTCAGTGGCGGGAGACAATCTTGGCTGATCAGGCCGAGGCCGAAGCTCGCGATGATGGATCCAACGTAGGCTCAGAGTTTGTACTGCACCACATGCTGGAGCAAGCTGAGGCGCGTGGTATTCCTCGGGACCAGCTCAAGCGTTTCGCTCGTGTTGCCACAGGGAAGGGGTTCCCGCTCGATGTTGCTCACTCCCAGTACGTGGAAGCTCGGAAAGTCGGAAACGCCTTCGGTTTCGCTCCATTGAAGCGCACAACGATTATGAACCTCGATACGGCAATCAAGCATCTACGCGCCCATCTCAGCGATGAAGCGAAGACTGCCTGCTTGGAGGACGTGACGCCAGAGGTCGCTCTTCGATTTCGTGACGTGTACCTCCCCTCAGCCCGCAGTCATCGCAGCCCTGAGGGCTTATCAGCTCAGACGGTAGCTAAGAACGTTAATCTGCTGAAACAGCTCTGGCTCTGGGCAATCGAGAGTGGGCACCTTGGGAGAAAAGCCCGAAACCCTTGGGAGTTCAGGAGGGGTCTTCGCCGTTCCGCAGGGAACCGTGAACAGGTCCGGCAGGACTACCAGCCGAAAGAGTTCTCCAAACTCCTGAAGGCGACCAGCAGAGGCACCAAGGAGGGCGATCTGATCCGCCTCGCCATCGCCACCGGCTGCCGTGCGGACGAGCTTGCAACGATCTCCTCCGCTCAGGTCCGCAACGATGGATCTGGCTTTGACCTCACCGACGGCAAGACAAAGAACGCCCGTCGCTTCATTCCCGTCGTAGGTGACGCCAGAGCGCTTCTACAGGACCGTGTAGCGGCGCATGGCCCGACTGGCAGGCTCTTTCCCGAGTGGCCCATCAGACCCGCCTCAGGGAAAGCTGCAGCGGTCTCGCAGTGGTTTACACGCTTCCGCCGAAAGGAGCTGGGGAAAGAATCTGACGGACGCCTCGCCCTTCACTCGACCCGCCACACATGGCGCACTGTTGCCCGCCGCGCCAACGTTGACGAGGCAGCAATCAACGACCTTGGAGGATGGGCAGGACCTCGTAAGTCAAACTCAGCGTATGACCATGGCTTGCTTGAGGGGCAGCTTGTTGAAGCGCAAGGGAAGGTCTGGGACGAGTTGCAGCGAGCAGGGTATCTGGACGGGTTTTAG
- a CDS encoding IS3 family transposase yields the protein MMNEIDRVFTRYPFFGSRQIAGYLRREGIVVGRHRVRRLMAKMGLEAIYKRPKTSQPHPHHPVYPYLLRKMQIQRLNQVWCADITFVRVRNGETKGDFPPPTNRMLSLCFSL from the coding sequence ATGATGAACGAGATCGACCGTGTGTTCACCAGATACCCGTTCTTCGGGTCGCGGCAGATCGCTGGCTATCTGCGCCGGGAAGGGATTGTTGTCGGGCGTCATCGCGTCAGGAGACTGATGGCGAAGATGGGCCTCGAGGCGATCTACAAAAGGCCCAAAACCAGCCAGCCGCACCCCCACCATCCAGTGTATCCGTATCTGCTGAGAAAGATGCAGATCCAGCGCCTGAACCAAGTATGGTGCGCCGACATCACTTTCGTGCGAGTGCGCAATGGGGAGACGAAGGGAGACTTCCCCCCTCCAACTAACCGCATGTTATCACTTTGCTTTTCGCTCTGA
- a CDS encoding metal-dependent hydrolase family protein, translated as MKAYLKPAALAAFAAAPVFAQDAAPQVLITNVHVFDGVNEQRIENASVLIEGNLIKTISTEAIDAPDAEMIDGGGGTLTPGFVETHAHLLLMGPSLSAMEANTTWEDFAIHGTRMAEMYLMQGFTTVRDAGGANGGLRRAIESGQIVGPRYYPAGAFIGTRGGHADFANFTAPPGSETNFGRLNMAQEVSGVDDVYRYARNNLRMGATQVKFMQSGGVVSAFDPWQLLAGSKEEIEAAVQVANEYGTYVMAHSYRKEAIMNALDAGVMSIEHGFSFDCEIAEVMNEKGAFISTNLTAFDPGLLDVPAVKNQPSSLRKAISATATFENYIPNMKQCPVKRAFQTDCVGSVEDCNIQIAYEKHLNNEFFGPHQSLVTMTSIGGELVALSGDFTNPFTEGKLGVIEEGAYADILIIDGNPLEDFSVVGTGDVWFGADPRPESPETIRLIMKDGVVYKNTLQ; from the coding sequence GAGCAGCGGATCGAAAACGCTTCGGTGCTGATCGAAGGCAACCTGATCAAGACGATCTCCACCGAGGCCATCGACGCCCCGGATGCCGAGATGATCGACGGCGGCGGCGGCACGCTGACTCCGGGGTTTGTTGAAACCCATGCCCACCTGCTGCTGATGGGGCCGAGCCTGAGCGCGATGGAAGCCAATACGACGTGGGAGGATTTCGCCATCCACGGCACCCGCATGGCCGAGATGTACCTGATGCAGGGGTTCACCACCGTCCGTGACGCTGGGGGGGCCAACGGCGGGTTGCGTCGCGCCATCGAAAGCGGGCAGATCGTTGGTCCACGCTATTACCCTGCCGGCGCGTTCATCGGCACCCGTGGCGGCCATGCCGATTTCGCCAACTTTACCGCGCCTCCGGGCAGCGAAACCAACTTCGGCCGCCTGAACATGGCACAGGAAGTCAGCGGCGTGGATGACGTCTATCGCTACGCCCGCAACAACCTGCGCATGGGGGCGACCCAAGTGAAATTCATGCAGTCCGGCGGGGTCGTTTCGGCCTTTGACCCGTGGCAGCTGCTGGCCGGCTCGAAGGAAGAAATCGAAGCCGCGGTGCAGGTGGCCAACGAATACGGCACCTATGTGATGGCGCATTCCTACCGCAAGGAAGCGATCATGAACGCGCTGGACGCGGGCGTGATGTCCATCGAGCATGGCTTTTCCTTCGACTGCGAGATTGCCGAGGTAATGAACGAGAAGGGGGCCTTCATCTCCACGAACCTGACCGCTTTTGATCCGGGACTATTGGACGTTCCCGCCGTCAAGAACCAGCCATCCAGTCTCCGTAAAGCGATATCTGCAACAGCGACCTTCGAGAACTACATTCCGAACATGAAGCAGTGTCCGGTCAAACGTGCCTTCCAGACAGATTGCGTTGGCTCGGTCGAAGACTGCAACATCCAGATCGCTTACGAGAAGCACCTTAATAACGAGTTCTTTGGCCCCCATCAATCGCTGGTGACGATGACATCGATCGGCGGTGAGCTTGTGGCGCTTTCGGGGGATTTCACGAACCCCTTCACGGAAGGCAAGCTGGGGGTGATCGAAGAGGGCGCCTATGCCGACATCCTGATCATCGACGGCAACCCGCTGGAGGATTTCAGCGTGGTCGGCACGGGTGATGTGTGGTTCGGCGCGGATCCGCGCCCTGAAAGCCCCGAAACCATCCGCCTCATCATGAAGGATGGCGTCGTTTACAAGAACACGCTGCAATAA
- a CDS encoding carbohydrate porin, which produces MNGRFSSTLAAFLGGWCLLTGAVQAEGLSGPSSTAAALAPGDGLTDPQFRSDFPLSALPGFYAWKDGLAEGGFSFGADYLALGQWGNSDIGSGDAGGGIARLFGTYDAGGGHSYTFKLENRHAYGAVAPQFFGLDSGALSITGTAFNDSGTLLTNLFYTYRDPEGRFTLQAGQIDVTDFLDIYSLVSPYTAFQNLAFNTNPTINAPNPGLGLAAGVQLSPNVYAVASIADANGDPSSPDTGVFSSGETFKSLEIGYTSGPGRIYFDNIHLTFWQSDASDDLGRPKDKGVSFSASWLFGNAWAPFLRYGQSDGTAALYERSLSTGIGWYRRNTDLAGLGLNWAEGNGIDGRQFTAEAFYRFSISPNFQITPSVQFIENPLLDPTQSSITLFGLRARMLF; this is translated from the coding sequence ATGAACGGCAGATTCTCATCCACTTTGGCAGCGTTTCTTGGGGGCTGGTGCCTGCTGACAGGTGCGGTTCAGGCCGAAGGGCTCTCGGGGCCGTCTTCCACCGCAGCGGCGCTCGCGCCCGGCGATGGGCTCACCGATCCGCAGTTCCGCTCCGATTTTCCCCTCAGTGCCCTGCCGGGGTTCTATGCATGGAAGGATGGGCTGGCAGAAGGCGGTTTCAGCTTTGGCGCGGACTACCTTGCGCTCGGCCAATGGGGCAATTCCGACATCGGCTCCGGCGATGCCGGTGGTGGCATCGCGCGGCTCTTTGGCACCTATGATGCCGGGGGCGGCCATTCCTACACCTTCAAGCTGGAGAACCGCCACGCCTATGGCGCGGTCGCTCCGCAGTTCTTCGGGCTCGACTCCGGCGCGCTCTCCATCACCGGCACGGCTTTCAACGATAGCGGCACGCTGCTGACGAACCTCTTCTACACCTACCGCGATCCCGAAGGGCGCTTCACGCTGCAGGCGGGCCAGATCGACGTGACGGATTTCCTCGACATCTACAGCCTCGTCAGCCCCTACACGGCCTTCCAGAACCTCGCCTTCAACACCAACCCGACGATCAACGCCCCCAACCCGGGCCTTGGCCTCGCCGCCGGGGTGCAGCTTTCCCCGAATGTCTACGCCGTCGCTAGTATCGCCGATGCAAATGGCGATCCGTCTTCGCCGGACACCGGCGTGTTCTCCAGTGGCGAAACCTTCAAGAGCCTTGAGATCGGCTATACTTCGGGGCCGGGCAGGATCTATTTCGACAACATCCACCTGACGTTTTGGCAATCCGACGCCAGCGACGATCTGGGCCGCCCAAAGGACAAGGGCGTCAGCTTCTCCGCGTCCTGGCTGTTTGGCAACGCATGGGCCCCTTTCCTGCGCTACGGGCAATCCGACGGCACCGCGGCGCTCTATGAACGCTCGCTCTCCACCGGGATCGGCTGGTATCGCCGCAACACCGATCTGGCAGGGCTCGGCCTGAACTGGGCCGAGGGCAACGGCATCGACGGGCGGCAATTCACGGCTGAAGCCTTCTACCGCTTCTCGATTTCGCCGAACTTTCAGATCACGCCGTCTGTGCAGTTCATCGAGAACCCGCTGCTGGATCCAACGCAAAGCTCCATCACCCTCTTTGGCCTGCGCGCGCGGATGCTGTTCTGA
- a CDS encoding carbohydrate ABC transporter permease: MRSDTFWRYATLAPAVILFLVLTILPLFNLGALGFHKVEWVDRQAVWEWEGLRNYAHLAKDTLFKAGILNTIIFSVVAVAFQMVLGFWLALLTTRVTRFRIFYRTVFILPILVPGIIIGAIWKLMYSYDFGVINQVILWLGGNPVDWLGNPDLALMSVIIVDVWHWTPFCFLLMLASLESLPQDIFEAAEIDGAGRWQVLRHIVLPLMLPAIIVTFIFRMILAFKVFDEIYLLTGGGPGTSTEVISYTIYRRFFTEDQIGYGSAMSLATIAVIATLIILASRFATKKGPNA, translated from the coding sequence ATGCGATCGGACACTTTCTGGCGCTATGCCACGCTGGCCCCTGCCGTGATTCTGTTTCTCGTCCTAACCATCCTGCCGCTATTCAATCTTGGCGCGCTTGGGTTTCACAAGGTCGAGTGGGTCGACAGGCAAGCTGTGTGGGAATGGGAAGGCCTTCGCAACTATGCCCATCTGGCCAAGGACACGTTGTTCAAGGCCGGTATTCTGAACACGATAATCTTCTCGGTTGTCGCGGTCGCGTTCCAGATGGTTCTGGGGTTCTGGCTGGCCTTGCTGACGACCCGCGTCACGCGCTTCCGCATCTTCTATCGCACGGTCTTTATTCTTCCGATCCTGGTGCCCGGCATCATCATCGGCGCGATCTGGAAGCTGATGTATTCTTACGATTTCGGAGTGATCAACCAGGTGATCCTGTGGCTGGGTGGTAATCCCGTCGACTGGCTGGGCAATCCTGATCTTGCCTTGATGAGTGTGATCATCGTTGATGTTTGGCATTGGACGCCGTTTTGTTTTCTGCTGATGCTGGCCAGTCTCGAAAGCCTGCCGCAGGATATTTTCGAGGCCGCCGAGATCGATGGCGCCGGCCGCTGGCAGGTACTGCGCCATATCGTTTTGCCGCTGATGCTGCCCGCGATTATCGTCACGTTCATTTTCCGAATGATCCTGGCCTTCAAGGTGTTTGACGAGATCTACCTTTTGACGGGAGGGGGGCCGGGGACGTCCACGGAAGTGATCAGTTATACCATCTACCGCCGTTTCTTTACCGAGGATCAGATCGGGTACGGATCGGCCATGTCGCTGGCAACCATCGCCGTGATTGCAACCTTGATCATCCTCGCCTCGCGCTTTGCCACCAAGAAAGGACCGAACGCATGA
- a CDS encoding recombinase family protein translates to MATYGYARVSTADQDLTIQREALSAAGCEIIREEKISGTSRQGREELKTLMDFLRPGDVLVVTRLDRLARSMDDLSGIARELQENGVALKATEQPVDTSSAAGKAFFQMLGVFAEFETNLRRERQMEGIAKAKAAGIYRGRKPSIDVDEVKRLRDVEGMGATEIARELGIARTSVYRVLR, encoded by the coding sequence ATGGCTACATACGGATACGCGCGTGTCTCTACCGCAGATCAAGACCTGACGATACAGCGCGAAGCGTTAAGTGCGGCGGGCTGCGAGATCATCCGTGAGGAGAAGATCAGCGGGACAAGCAGACAGGGGCGCGAAGAATTGAAGACCTTGATGGATTTCCTGAGGCCGGGAGACGTGCTGGTCGTGACGCGGCTTGATCGCCTTGCCCGCTCAATGGACGATCTCTCCGGGATCGCCAGAGAGCTTCAAGAGAATGGTGTGGCGCTTAAAGCGACAGAGCAGCCTGTGGATACCAGTAGTGCAGCTGGCAAGGCCTTCTTCCAAATGCTTGGGGTCTTCGCTGAGTTCGAAACGAACTTGCGGCGTGAACGGCAGATGGAAGGGATCGCCAAAGCGAAAGCTGCGGGGATCTACAGGGGACGCAAACCGTCCATCGACGTAGACGAAGTGAAGAGGCTCAGGGATGTTGAGGGTATGGGAGCGACAGAAATTGCCCGAGAACTTGGGATCGCGAGGACGTCGGTTTACAGAGTTCTTAGGTGA
- a CDS encoding LysR family transcriptional regulator, with protein MEVKVAQTKIDLRLLSYFLRTAEMGNITKAADSLNVAQPTLSKAIQLLEHQLKAPLFRRTAYGVETTVIGDQLLRHARLVAAQVADAVDEVEMLRDGTAGQVRIGAGPSWVRRMLPEAIAAALRDRPGLGIYVSSGFDERLLAGLDDGALDFVVAEKPLSGETSDYDYEPLTDDALIVTGRPSHALAGQGSVPHAEALAQNWALPPKHTLARRKLDGKVISLGETPPEPIVESNSQTFLLGFAQQCDVLLYTTRSVLAIPEGRGLVEIDVPGLASSRAAGLIFRKPKLLSPAALFVAEKLKEICALDPVN; from the coding sequence ATGGAGGTCAAAGTGGCTCAAACCAAAATAGACCTTCGGTTGCTGAGTTACTTTTTGCGTACGGCCGAAATGGGCAATATCACCAAGGCTGCGGACTCTCTGAATGTTGCACAGCCGACTCTGTCCAAAGCAATCCAGCTTCTTGAACATCAGCTGAAGGCGCCGTTGTTCCGAAGAACGGCATATGGGGTAGAGACCACGGTCATCGGTGATCAGCTTCTTCGTCACGCCCGTTTGGTCGCGGCGCAGGTGGCCGATGCCGTGGACGAGGTCGAGATGTTGCGGGATGGAACAGCCGGGCAGGTGCGCATTGGGGCGGGGCCGTCATGGGTACGTCGTATGTTGCCGGAGGCAATCGCTGCGGCGCTGCGGGATCGGCCGGGATTGGGGATATATGTCTCAAGTGGCTTTGACGAGCGGCTTCTGGCCGGGCTTGATGATGGCGCGCTGGATTTTGTGGTCGCTGAAAAACCCTTGTCCGGTGAGACATCGGACTATGATTACGAGCCATTGACCGATGATGCGCTGATCGTCACCGGCCGGCCTTCTCATGCACTTGCCGGGCAGGGTTCTGTTCCACATGCCGAAGCGTTGGCACAGAATTGGGCGCTGCCACCCAAGCACACATTGGCCCGACGCAAGCTGGACGGGAAGGTCATCAGCCTGGGCGAAACTCCGCCCGAGCCAATCGTCGAAAGTAATTCGCAAACCTTCCTTCTGGGCTTTGCGCAGCAATGCGATGTGTTGCTCTACACAACACGGTCTGTCCTGGCGATCCCGGAAGGCAGGGGGCTGGTCGAGATTGATGTTCCCGGTCTTGCATCGTCGCGCGCAGCGGGGCTGATCTTTCGCAAGCCAAAACTATTGTCTCCGGCCGCACTGTTCGTGGCAGAAAAACTCAAGGAAATCTGCGCTTTGGATCCGGTAAACTGA